A window from Electrophorus electricus isolate fEleEle1 chromosome 7, fEleEle1.pri, whole genome shotgun sequence encodes these proteins:
- the egfra gene encoding epidermal growth factor receptor isoform X1 — translation MASLTETGFLFTLLLYFGLCATPEKKVCQGGNNRLTLLSSVDDHYQNMLKMYSNCTVILENLEITHTTHEHDLSFLETIEEVGGHVLIGLNKAHTIPLSNLRIIRGHTLYDSSFALAVLSNFNLTTGKGTRWLSLTSLNEILKGGVKFANNRYLCNVESIQWADIVNTKSKSTIIKPDPSTDKFCMLQKCHSSCYNGSCWSPGLENCQIYTKLTCAEQCSGRCKGPKPSDCCNEHCAAGCTGPRPTDCLACRDFQDEGTCKDACPPLMRYDPNSHQLAPNPDGKYNFGATCVKTCPHNYVVTDHGACVRACSPGTYEVDEDGVRKCTKCDGLCPKVCMGLGVGHLAGILSVNASNIDSFENCTTINGDVSILKTTFEGDIYTKTPKMSPARLSVFKSIKEITGTLLIQYWPQNMSSLIPFENLEVIRGRTKYQGTVSLGVNRISVTHLGLRSLREISDGDVSITQNPNLCYTSAEYWKRLFKSDKQVIRPMQNADPETCANQNRTCDEMCSTDGCWGPGPSMCFSCKHRSRGRSCVASCHLLEGEPRECEVNKTCMQCDPECKPLNGTPTCTGPGLDGCVECANFRDGPHCVARCPQGVPGENETLVWKYPDSTRVCQLCHHNCTQGCIGPTLEDCKDFKSYSGMSVIAAGVVGSLLALVILSLAVTVLIRRRNIKRKRTMRRLLQERELVEPLTPSGEAPNQALLRILKETEFKKIKVLGSGAFGTVYKGLWVPEGEDVKIPVAIKVLREATSPKANKEILDEAYVMASVDHPHVCRLLGICLTSTVQLVTQLMPYGCLLDYVRENKGRIGSQHLLNWCVQIAKGMSYLEERHLVHRDLAARNVLVKTPQHVKITDFGLAKLLSADEKEYHADGGKVPIKWMALESILHRKYTHQSDVWSYGVTVWELMTFGTKPYDGIPASEIAGVLEKGERLPQPPICTIDVYMIMVKCWMIDADSRPRFRELIAEFSKMARDPTRYLVIQGDDKMHLPSPSDSKFYRSLTGSLDLDEAVDVDKYLVPNHGFFSSPSTSRTHLLHSVNSFPPRENSLVLRYIPDPTDQFLAGDFQPAPEYMNQNGTVASDMTNPIYQQPGPLLAHPTGPLHETEEEYLHCFSGPAEATPSPATPPEYLNARRDGTGFIGQNGSMDNPAIPGYQQDFRVLGIKPKCNGHLPAAENAEYLGLEVH, via the exons tATGTCAGGGAGGCAACAACAGACTTACTCTTCTGAGTAGTGTGGATGATCACTACCAGAATATGTTGAAGATGTACAGCAACTGCACCGTGATTCTGGAGAATCtggaaatcacacacaccacccacgaACATGACCTGTCCTTTCTTGAG ACCATCGAAGAGGTTGGAGGCCATGTCTTGATAGGTCTCAACAAAGCTCACACAATCCCGCTGAGCAACCTGCGCATCATCCGTGGCCACACGCTGTATGACAGTTCCTTCGCCCTGGCCGTCCTGTCCAACTTCAACTTGACCACCGGCAAAGGCACCAGGTGGCTGTCCCTCACCAGCCTCAACG AAATCCTGAAAGGAGGAGTGAAGTTTGCCAACAACCGTTATTTGTGTAACGTGGAGAGCATCCAGTGGGCTGACATCGTGAACACGAAAAGCAAATCTACAATAATCAAGccagaccccagcacagacaAATTTT GCATGTTACAGAAGTGCCATTCAAGCTGTTATAATGGCTCCTGTTGGAGTCCTGGCCTTGAGAACTGCCAGATAT ACACGAAGCTGACGTGTGCGGAGCAGTGCTCTGGGAGGTGCAAAGGCCCCAAGCCCAGCGACTGCTGCAATGAGCACTGTGCAGCCGGCTGCACGGGGCCCCGACCCACGGACTGCCTG GCCTGCAGGGACTTCCAAGATGAAGGAACATGCAAAGATGCGTGCCCACCTCTCATGCGCTATGACCCCAACTCCCATCAGCTGGCCCCCAACCCGGACGGGAAGTACAACTTCGGGGCCACGTGCGTGAAGACCTGCCCAC ACAACTACGTGGTGACAGACCACGGCGCGTGCGTGAGAGCCTGCAGCCCCGGCACCTACGAGGTGGACGAGGACGGCGTCAGGAAGTGCACAAAGTGCGACGGGCTGTGTCCAAAAG TTTGCATGGGGCTTGGTGTGGGGCATCTGGCTGGCATTCTGTCAGTCAATGCCAGCAACATTGATTCGTTCGAGAACTGCACAACGATCAATGGAGATGTCTCAATCCTGAAAACGACGTTCGAAGG GGACATATACACTAAAACACCAAAGATGTCTCCCGCCAGACTCAGCGTCTTCAAAAGTATCAAAGAAATTACAG GGACTCTGCTGATTCAGTACTGGCCACAAAACATGTCCTCCCTCATCCCCTTTGAAAACCTGGAGGTCATCCGTGGAAGGACGAAGTATCA GGGCACGGTCAGCCTCGGGGTGAACCGAATCTCCGTCACCCACCTGGGCCTGCGTTCTCTGCGCGAGATCAGCGACGGGGACGTGTCCATCACGCAGAACCCTAACCTCTGCTACACCAGCGCCGAGTACTGGAAACGCCTCTTCAAGTCGGACAAGCAGGTCATCAGGCCCATGCAGAACGCCGACCCAGAAACCTGCG CAAATCAGAACCGCACCTGCGATGAGATGTGCAGCACTGATGGTTGCTGGGGACCGGGCCCATCCATGTGCTTCAGCTGCAAGCACCGGAGCCGCGGAAGAAGCTGCGTGGCCTCCTGCCACCTCCTGGAGGG AGAGCCTCGGGAATGCGAGGTCAACAAGACATGCATGCAGTGTGACCCCGAGTGCAAGCCCCTCAACGGAACCCCAACCTGCACAGGGCCT GGCCTCGACGGGTGCGTGGAGTGCGCCAACTTCCGAGACGGCCCCCACTGCGTGGCCCGCTGCCCGCAAGGCGTGCCCGGGGAGAACGAGACACTCGTGTGGAAGTATCCGGACAGCACGAGGGTGTGCCAGCTGTGCCACCACAACTGCACCCAGGG ATGCATTGGGCCAACTCTAGAAGACTGCAAAGATTTTAAAAG TTACTCGGGTATGTCAGTGATCGCCGCAGGTGTGGTGGGCagcctcctggccttggtcatCCTCAGCCTGGCCGTGACGGTGCTGATCAGAAGGCGGAACATCAAGAGGAAGAGAACCATGCGTAGGCTGCTCCAGGAGAGAGAG TTAGTAGAGCCACTCACCCCCAGTGGAGAAGCACCCAATCAGGCGCTGCTGCGCATCCTCAAAGAAACGGAGTTCAAGAAGATCAAAGTGCTCGGGTCTGGAGCGTTTGGCACCGTGTACAAG GGCCTATGGGTCCCAGAAGGGGAAGATGTGAAGATCCCCGTCGCCATAAAGGTTTTGCGAGAGGCCACGTCcccaaaagcaaacaaagagaTCTTGGAT GAAGCCTATGTGATGGCCAGCGTGGATCACCCCCATGTTTGCCGCCTGCTCGGGATATGCCTGACGTCCACCGTGCAGCTGGTCACCCAACTCATGCCATACGGCTGCCTGCTCGACTATGTCAGAGAAAACAAGGGCAGAATTGGCTCTCAGCACCTGCTCAACTGGTGTGTGCAGATCGCCAAG GGTATGAGCTACTTAGAAGAGCGCCACCTAGTGCACAGGGATTTGGCTGCGCGTAACGTGCTGGTGAAGACTCCTCAGCATGTGAAGATCACTGACTTTGGCCTGGCTAAGCTCCTCAGTGCAGACGAGAAAGAGTACCATGCAGATGGCGGAAAG GTACCAATAAAATGGATGGCCCTTGAATCCATCCTTCACAGGAAGTACACCCATCAAAGCGATGTGTGGAGTTATG GTGTGACGGTTTGGGAGCTGATGACGTTCGGCACAAAGCCTTACGACGGGATCCCTGCCAGCGAGATCGCCGGAGTCCTGGAGAAGGGAGAGCGACTACCCCAGCCGCCCATCTGCACCATCGACGTCTACATGATCATGGTGAAAT GCTGGATGATCGATGCAGACAGCAGGCCAAGGTTCCGCGAGCTCATCGCAGAGTTTTCGAAGATGGCGCGAGATCCAACACGGTATCTAGTCATTCAG GGTGACGACAAGATGCACCTGCCCAGCCCGTCCGACTCCAAGTTCTACCGCAGCCTGACGGGCAGTTTAGACCTGGACGAGGCCGTGGACGTGGACAAGTACCTGGTGCCCAACCATGGGTTCTTCAGTAGTCCCAGCACCTCCCGCACACACCTGCTGCACTCTGTG AATTCCTTCCCGCCGAGAGAGAACAGCCTTGTGCTGCGCTACATCCCAGACCCGACGGACCAGTTCCTGGCCGGAGACTTCCAACCCGCCCCAG AGTACATGAACCAGAATGGCACCGTCGCGTCCGACATGACCAACCCCATCTACCAGCAGCCAGGGCCACTGCTGGCCCACCCGACAGGCCCGCTGcatgagacagaggaggagtACCTCCACTGCTTCAGCGGCCCCGCGGAGGCTACGCCGTCTCCAGCCACCCCGCCCGAGTACCTCAACGCCCGGCGTGACGGTACCGGCTTCATCGGCCAGAACGGCAGCATGGACAACCCGGCCATCCCTGGCTACCAGCAGGACTTCCGCGTCCTGGGCATCAAGCCAAAGTGCAATGGCCACCTACCGGCAGCAGAGAACGCGGAATACCTGGGACTGGAGGTGCATTAG
- the egfra gene encoding epidermal growth factor receptor isoform X2, producing the protein MLKMYSNCTVILENLEITHTTHEHDLSFLETIEEVGGHVLIGLNKAHTIPLSNLRIIRGHTLYDSSFALAVLSNFNLTTGKGTRWLSLTSLNEILKGGVKFANNRYLCNVESIQWADIVNTKSKSTIIKPDPSTDKFCMLQKCHSSCYNGSCWSPGLENCQIYTKLTCAEQCSGRCKGPKPSDCCNEHCAAGCTGPRPTDCLACRDFQDEGTCKDACPPLMRYDPNSHQLAPNPDGKYNFGATCVKTCPHNYVVTDHGACVRACSPGTYEVDEDGVRKCTKCDGLCPKVCMGLGVGHLAGILSVNASNIDSFENCTTINGDVSILKTTFEGDIYTKTPKMSPARLSVFKSIKEITGTLLIQYWPQNMSSLIPFENLEVIRGRTKYQGTVSLGVNRISVTHLGLRSLREISDGDVSITQNPNLCYTSAEYWKRLFKSDKQVIRPMQNADPETCANQNRTCDEMCSTDGCWGPGPSMCFSCKHRSRGRSCVASCHLLEGEPRECEVNKTCMQCDPECKPLNGTPTCTGPGLDGCVECANFRDGPHCVARCPQGVPGENETLVWKYPDSTRVCQLCHHNCTQGCIGPTLEDCKDFKSYSGMSVIAAGVVGSLLALVILSLAVTVLIRRRNIKRKRTMRRLLQERELVEPLTPSGEAPNQALLRILKETEFKKIKVLGSGAFGTVYKGLWVPEGEDVKIPVAIKVLREATSPKANKEILDEAYVMASVDHPHVCRLLGICLTSTVQLVTQLMPYGCLLDYVRENKGRIGSQHLLNWCVQIAKGMSYLEERHLVHRDLAARNVLVKTPQHVKITDFGLAKLLSADEKEYHADGGKVPIKWMALESILHRKYTHQSDVWSYGVTVWELMTFGTKPYDGIPASEIAGVLEKGERLPQPPICTIDVYMIMVKCWMIDADSRPRFRELIAEFSKMARDPTRYLVIQGDDKMHLPSPSDSKFYRSLTGSLDLDEAVDVDKYLVPNHGFFSSPSTSRTHLLHSVNSFPPRENSLVLRYIPDPTDQFLAGDFQPAPEYMNQNGTVASDMTNPIYQQPGPLLAHPTGPLHETEEEYLHCFSGPAEATPSPATPPEYLNARRDGTGFIGQNGSMDNPAIPGYQQDFRVLGIKPKCNGHLPAAENAEYLGLEVH; encoded by the exons ATGTTGAAGATGTACAGCAACTGCACCGTGATTCTGGAGAATCtggaaatcacacacaccacccacgaACATGACCTGTCCTTTCTTGAG ACCATCGAAGAGGTTGGAGGCCATGTCTTGATAGGTCTCAACAAAGCTCACACAATCCCGCTGAGCAACCTGCGCATCATCCGTGGCCACACGCTGTATGACAGTTCCTTCGCCCTGGCCGTCCTGTCCAACTTCAACTTGACCACCGGCAAAGGCACCAGGTGGCTGTCCCTCACCAGCCTCAACG AAATCCTGAAAGGAGGAGTGAAGTTTGCCAACAACCGTTATTTGTGTAACGTGGAGAGCATCCAGTGGGCTGACATCGTGAACACGAAAAGCAAATCTACAATAATCAAGccagaccccagcacagacaAATTTT GCATGTTACAGAAGTGCCATTCAAGCTGTTATAATGGCTCCTGTTGGAGTCCTGGCCTTGAGAACTGCCAGATAT ACACGAAGCTGACGTGTGCGGAGCAGTGCTCTGGGAGGTGCAAAGGCCCCAAGCCCAGCGACTGCTGCAATGAGCACTGTGCAGCCGGCTGCACGGGGCCCCGACCCACGGACTGCCTG GCCTGCAGGGACTTCCAAGATGAAGGAACATGCAAAGATGCGTGCCCACCTCTCATGCGCTATGACCCCAACTCCCATCAGCTGGCCCCCAACCCGGACGGGAAGTACAACTTCGGGGCCACGTGCGTGAAGACCTGCCCAC ACAACTACGTGGTGACAGACCACGGCGCGTGCGTGAGAGCCTGCAGCCCCGGCACCTACGAGGTGGACGAGGACGGCGTCAGGAAGTGCACAAAGTGCGACGGGCTGTGTCCAAAAG TTTGCATGGGGCTTGGTGTGGGGCATCTGGCTGGCATTCTGTCAGTCAATGCCAGCAACATTGATTCGTTCGAGAACTGCACAACGATCAATGGAGATGTCTCAATCCTGAAAACGACGTTCGAAGG GGACATATACACTAAAACACCAAAGATGTCTCCCGCCAGACTCAGCGTCTTCAAAAGTATCAAAGAAATTACAG GGACTCTGCTGATTCAGTACTGGCCACAAAACATGTCCTCCCTCATCCCCTTTGAAAACCTGGAGGTCATCCGTGGAAGGACGAAGTATCA GGGCACGGTCAGCCTCGGGGTGAACCGAATCTCCGTCACCCACCTGGGCCTGCGTTCTCTGCGCGAGATCAGCGACGGGGACGTGTCCATCACGCAGAACCCTAACCTCTGCTACACCAGCGCCGAGTACTGGAAACGCCTCTTCAAGTCGGACAAGCAGGTCATCAGGCCCATGCAGAACGCCGACCCAGAAACCTGCG CAAATCAGAACCGCACCTGCGATGAGATGTGCAGCACTGATGGTTGCTGGGGACCGGGCCCATCCATGTGCTTCAGCTGCAAGCACCGGAGCCGCGGAAGAAGCTGCGTGGCCTCCTGCCACCTCCTGGAGGG AGAGCCTCGGGAATGCGAGGTCAACAAGACATGCATGCAGTGTGACCCCGAGTGCAAGCCCCTCAACGGAACCCCAACCTGCACAGGGCCT GGCCTCGACGGGTGCGTGGAGTGCGCCAACTTCCGAGACGGCCCCCACTGCGTGGCCCGCTGCCCGCAAGGCGTGCCCGGGGAGAACGAGACACTCGTGTGGAAGTATCCGGACAGCACGAGGGTGTGCCAGCTGTGCCACCACAACTGCACCCAGGG ATGCATTGGGCCAACTCTAGAAGACTGCAAAGATTTTAAAAG TTACTCGGGTATGTCAGTGATCGCCGCAGGTGTGGTGGGCagcctcctggccttggtcatCCTCAGCCTGGCCGTGACGGTGCTGATCAGAAGGCGGAACATCAAGAGGAAGAGAACCATGCGTAGGCTGCTCCAGGAGAGAGAG TTAGTAGAGCCACTCACCCCCAGTGGAGAAGCACCCAATCAGGCGCTGCTGCGCATCCTCAAAGAAACGGAGTTCAAGAAGATCAAAGTGCTCGGGTCTGGAGCGTTTGGCACCGTGTACAAG GGCCTATGGGTCCCAGAAGGGGAAGATGTGAAGATCCCCGTCGCCATAAAGGTTTTGCGAGAGGCCACGTCcccaaaagcaaacaaagagaTCTTGGAT GAAGCCTATGTGATGGCCAGCGTGGATCACCCCCATGTTTGCCGCCTGCTCGGGATATGCCTGACGTCCACCGTGCAGCTGGTCACCCAACTCATGCCATACGGCTGCCTGCTCGACTATGTCAGAGAAAACAAGGGCAGAATTGGCTCTCAGCACCTGCTCAACTGGTGTGTGCAGATCGCCAAG GGTATGAGCTACTTAGAAGAGCGCCACCTAGTGCACAGGGATTTGGCTGCGCGTAACGTGCTGGTGAAGACTCCTCAGCATGTGAAGATCACTGACTTTGGCCTGGCTAAGCTCCTCAGTGCAGACGAGAAAGAGTACCATGCAGATGGCGGAAAG GTACCAATAAAATGGATGGCCCTTGAATCCATCCTTCACAGGAAGTACACCCATCAAAGCGATGTGTGGAGTTATG GTGTGACGGTTTGGGAGCTGATGACGTTCGGCACAAAGCCTTACGACGGGATCCCTGCCAGCGAGATCGCCGGAGTCCTGGAGAAGGGAGAGCGACTACCCCAGCCGCCCATCTGCACCATCGACGTCTACATGATCATGGTGAAAT GCTGGATGATCGATGCAGACAGCAGGCCAAGGTTCCGCGAGCTCATCGCAGAGTTTTCGAAGATGGCGCGAGATCCAACACGGTATCTAGTCATTCAG GGTGACGACAAGATGCACCTGCCCAGCCCGTCCGACTCCAAGTTCTACCGCAGCCTGACGGGCAGTTTAGACCTGGACGAGGCCGTGGACGTGGACAAGTACCTGGTGCCCAACCATGGGTTCTTCAGTAGTCCCAGCACCTCCCGCACACACCTGCTGCACTCTGTG AATTCCTTCCCGCCGAGAGAGAACAGCCTTGTGCTGCGCTACATCCCAGACCCGACGGACCAGTTCCTGGCCGGAGACTTCCAACCCGCCCCAG AGTACATGAACCAGAATGGCACCGTCGCGTCCGACATGACCAACCCCATCTACCAGCAGCCAGGGCCACTGCTGGCCCACCCGACAGGCCCGCTGcatgagacagaggaggagtACCTCCACTGCTTCAGCGGCCCCGCGGAGGCTACGCCGTCTCCAGCCACCCCGCCCGAGTACCTCAACGCCCGGCGTGACGGTACCGGCTTCATCGGCCAGAACGGCAGCATGGACAACCCGGCCATCCCTGGCTACCAGCAGGACTTCCGCGTCCTGGGCATCAAGCCAAAGTGCAATGGCCACCTACCGGCAGCAGAGAACGCGGAATACCTGGGACTGGAGGTGCATTAG
- the npc1 gene encoding NPC intracellular cholesterol transporter 1, protein MSLSRRNHGASLLAAILLLSQTRWAWAQHCIWYGECGNSTILPEKKYNCNYTGPPQPLPKEGQDLLKELCPGLAYGSQSVCCDTQQLNTLKGNIQLPLQYLSRCPACFFNFMTLFCELTCSPYQSLFLNATEFSPDPAHNSTNVVKLSYYINQTFADAMYEACMDVQAPSSNVKALGLLCGRDSSTCTPTNWIQYMFNTDNGQVPFAIDPVFSGAPVSWMTPMSNETFGCTESLDDGSGPCSCQDCSQACGPAPAPPPLPPPWTLLGLDAMNVIMAFSYAGFLVVFVGALLGAWCYRKRTITSEYGPIQDSNQPLSLNNESIKSSDQVSCSDLLGERFESALRELFSRWGSFCARRPLLVILVSVVLVTACSTGLAYMRVTTDPVDLWSAPGSRARQEKDYFDQHFGPFFRTEQLIITTPWTNWTSFEPTSGPPIPFSPILTLDLLFQVLDLQTAIEDLEADYNGEKVTLEDICMSPLAPYNNNCTILSVLNYFQNSREVLNHTFGDEFYTYFDYHTHFLYCVSSPVALDDTGHFHDPCMGTFGGPVFPWLVLGGYEGTAYSNATALVITFPVNNYLKDTDKLGKARAWEKEFVEFLKNYSNPNITVAFNSERSIEDEIDRESNSDISTIVVSYAIMFIYVSVALGRIYSFPRILVDSKISLGIAGILIVLSSVACSLGIFSYAGIPLTLIVIEVIPFLVLAVGVDNIFIIVQTFQRDERMQHEELHQQIGRILGDVAPGMFLSSLSETVAFFLGAMSNMPAVRTFSLFAGLAVLIDFLLQISCFVSLLGLDVQRQERNRLDILCCVKLSDASEEKTDGVLFYFFKKMYAPFVLKDWVRPLVVAVFVGMLSFSVAVVDKVDVGLDQQLSMPDDSYVLDYFGNLSAYLHTGPPVYFVVEDGYDYRTSDGQNRVCGGVGCNNDSLVQQIYTASLMSDYSKISTTPSSWLDDYFDWVKPQSSCCRYYNATGTFCNASVVDDSCVHCRPMTPDGKRRPNGTDFTRFLPMFLSDNPNIKCGKGGHAAYSAAVQLKDNGTAVGATHFMSYHTILNTSADSISAMKMARQLAHNISLSMGLANRTYHVFPYSVFYVFYEQYLTIAHDTALNLGVSLAAIFVVSTVLLGFELWSAALVSLTIAMILVNMFGVMWLWSISLNAVSLVNLVMSCGISVEFCSHIVRGFSVSTKATRVERAQEALSHMGSSVFSGITLTKFGGILILALSKSQIFQVFYFRMYLAIVLLGALHGLVFLPVLLSYAGPSVNQAKVKAAQRRLVGTEREHLLNQ, encoded by the exons ATGTCTCTCTCAAGAAGAAACCACGGCGCCTCGCTGCTGGCTGCTATACTACTACTGTCACAGACAAGATGG GCCTGGGCACAGCATTGTATCTGGTACGGGGAATGTGGCAACTCAACTATCCTCCCGGAGAAGAAGTACAACTGTAACTACACAGGGCCTCCCCAGCCTTTGCCCAAAGAGGGGCAGGACCTCCTAAAG GAGCTCTGCCCGGGTTTGGCCTACGGCAGCCAGAGCGTCTGCTGCGACACGCAGCAACTAAACACGCTGAAGGGCAACATCCAGCTTCCTCTGCAGTACCTGTCCAG GTGCCCGGCGTGCTTCTTCAACTTCATGACCCTTTTCTGTGAGCTGACGTGCAGCCCCTACCAGAGCCTGTTCCTCAATGCCACGGAGTTCTCCCCCGACCCCGCCCACAACAGCACCAACGTGGTGAAGCTCTCCTATTATATCAACCAAACCTTCGCTGACG CAATGTACGAGGCGTGCATGGACGTCCAGGCGCCCTCCAGCAACGTCAAGGCCCTCGGTCTGCTCTGCGGCAGGGACAGCAGCACCTGCACTCCCACCAACTGGATCCAGTACATGTTTAACACCGACAATGGCCAGGTGCCCTTTGCCATCGATCCAGTCTTCTCAG GTGCCCCCGTGTCCTGGATGACCCCGATGAGCAACGAAACGTTCGGCTGCACGGAGTCCCTGGACGACGGCTCGGGCCCCTGCTCGTGCCAAGACTGCAGTCAAGCCTGCGGCCCTGCGcccgcccctccccctctcccccctccctggACCCTCCTGGGGCTGGACGCCATGAACGTCATCATGGCCTTCTCCTACGCGGGCTTCCTTGTCGTCTTCGTCGGCGCGCTGCTCGGAGCGTGGTGCTACAG AAAGAGGACCATCACCTCTGAGTACGGACCCATTCAGGACAGCAACCAACCCCTCTCACTGAACAATGAGTCCATCAAGTCGTCCG ATCAGGTGAGCTGCAGCGATCTGCTGGGCGAGCGCTTCGAGAGTGCCCTGCGGGAGCTCTTCAGCCGCTGGGGTTCGTTCTGCGCacggcgccccctgctggtgatCCTGGTCAGCGTGGTGCTGGTCACGGCCTGCTCCACGGGCCTCGCCTACATGCGTGTCACCACGGACCCTGTGGACCTGTGGTCGGCCCCCGGCAGCCGCGCCAGGCAGGAGAAGGACTACTTTGACCAGCACTTCGGCCCGTTCTTCCGCACGGAGCAGCTCATCATCACCACGCCGTGGACCAACTGGACGTCCTTCGAGCCCACGTCTGGGCCGCCCATCCCCTTCTCACCGATCCTCACCCTGGACCTGCTCTTCCAG GTCCTGGATCTCCAGACGGCCATTGAGGACCTTGAGGCTGATTATAACGGGGAGAAGGTGACCCTCGAGGACATCTGCATGTCTCCCCTGGCACCCTACAACAACAACTGCACCATCCTGAGTGTACTGAATTACTTCCAGAACAGCCGTGAAGTGCTGAACCACACCTTCGGAGACGAGTTCTATACCTACTTCGACTACCACACTCACTTCCTCTACTGCGTGAG TTCGCCAGTAGCTCTCGACGACACGGGACATTTCCACGACCCCTGTATGGGTACCTTTGGAGGCCCCGTTTTCCCCTGGCTGGTCCTCGGAGGCTATGAAG GCACAGCCTACAGCAACGCCACTGCGCTGGTGATCACTTTTCCTGTCAACAACTACCTCAAGGACACAGACAAGCTGGGCAAAGCTCGTGCTTGGGAGAAGGA GTTTGTCGAATTCCTAAAGAACTACAGCAACCCCAACATCACCGTGGCCTTCAACTCGGAGCGCAGCATCGAGGACGAGATCGACCGCGAAAGCAACAGCGACATCAGCACCATCGTGGTCAGCTACGCCATCATGTTCATCTATGTCTCTGTGGCGCTGGGCCGCATCTACAGCTTTCCAAGAATCCTG GTGGACTCCAAGATCTCTCTGGGGATTGCGGGCATCCTGATCGTGCTGAGCTCCGTGGCTTGCTCTCTGGGCATCTTCAGCTACGCTGGCATCCCCCTCACCCTCATCGTCATCGAGGTCATCCCCTTCCTGGTGCTGGCTGTGGGGGTGGATAATATCTTCATCATCGTGCAGACCTTTCAG AGAGATGAGCGCATGCAGCACGAGGAGCTGCACCAGCAGATCGGCCGTATCCTTGGAGACGTGGCTCCCGGCATGTTCCTGTCCTCCCTCTCCGAGACGGTGGCCTTCTTCCTAG GAGCTATGTCCAACATGCCGGCGGTAAGGacgttctctctctttgctgGCCTGGCTGTCCTCATCGACTTCCTGCTGCAAATCAGCTGTTTTGTCTCCCTGCTGGGTCTGGACGtccaaagacaggaa AGGAATCGCCTGGACATTTTGTGCTGCGTCAAACTGTCTGATGCATCCGAAGAGAAGACCGATGGTGTCCTCTTCTACTTCTTTAAGAAAATGTACGCTCCCTTTGTCCTGAAGGATTGGGTGCGCCCCCTTGTG GTTGCCGTGTTCGTGGGCATGCTCTCCTTCAGCGTGGCGGTCGTCGATAAAGTGGACGTCGGCCTCGACCAGCAGCTCTCCATGCCTGAC GACTCGTACGTGCTGGACTACTTCGGGAACCTGAGCGCATACCTGCACACGGGGCCTCCTGTTTACTTTGTGGTGGAAGACGGCTACGACTACCGCACCAGCGACGGACAGAACCGCGTGTGCGGCGGCGTGGGCTGCAACAACGACTCTCTCGTCCAGCAGATCTACACCGCGTCCCTCATGAGTGATTA TTCCAAGATCAGCACGACTCCCTCCTCCTGGCTGGACGATTACTTTGACTGGGTGAAGCCCCAGTCATCCTGCTGCCGGTACTACAATGCCACCGGGACCTTCTGCAACGCCTCGG TGGTGGACGACTCCTGCGTGCACTGCAGGCCCATGACGCCCGACGGCAAGCGGAGACCCAATGGCACTGACTTCACTCGCTTCCTCCCCATGTTCCTCTCTGACAACCCCAACATCAAGTGCGGGAAAGG gggcCACGCCGCCTACAGCGCGGCCGTGCAGCTGAAGGACAACGGCACCGCCGTGGGTGCAACCCACTTCATGAGCTACCACACCATCCTGAACACATCGGCGGACAGCATCAGCGCTATGAAGATGGCCCGCCAGCTGGCCcacaacatctctctctccatgggGCTGGCGAACCGCACATACCACGTCTTCCCTTACAG CGTGTTCTACGTCTTCTACGAGCAATACCTCACCATTGCCCACGACACTGCGCTGAACCTGGGTGTGTCCCTGGCGGCCATCTTCGTGGTCAGCACCGTGCTGCTGGGCTTTGAGCTGTGGTCGGCCGCGCTGGTCTCGCTCACTATCGCCATGATCCTCGTCAACATGTTCGGCGTCATGTGGCTGTGGAGCATCAGCCTCAATGCCGTCTCGCTCGTTAACCTCGTCATG AGCTGTGGTATATCGGTGGAGTTCTGCAGTCACATCGTGAGGGGCTTCTCTGTCAGTACCAAGGCCACGCGGGTGGAGCGGGCTCAGGAGGCCCTGTCCCACATGGGCAGCTCT gtgTTCAGCGGCATCACTTTGACCAAGTTCGGCGGGATCCTGATCCTGGCGCTCTCCAAGTCCCAGATCTTCCAGGTCTTCTACTTCCGCATGTACCTGGCCATCGTGCTGCTCGGGGCGCTCCACGGCCTCGTCTTCCTGCCCGTACTGCTCAGTTACGCAG GACCGTCGGTAAATCAAGCTAAGGTGAAGGCCGCGCAGAGGAGGCTCGTGGGAACAGAACGCGAGCACCTGCTCAACCAATAA